One Salmo trutta chromosome 26, fSalTru1.1, whole genome shotgun sequence DNA window includes the following coding sequences:
- the LOC115163252 gene encoding zinc finger and BTB domain-containing protein 44 isoform X1: protein MVNALQSKYAKTKMGVKTFTHSSPTHSQEMLEKLNALRNEGHLCDVTIRVQDKLFLAHKVVLACCSEFFRSKLVGRPEEEDKFVLDLHHVTVSGFTPLLEYAYTSTLSISTENIIDVLAAASYMQMFVVASTCSEFMKSSILWSAGNMGQEKPQESALGESASSHCALTPLDSSLSPVSSDCSVMERNIPVCRESRRKRKSFIMMSPESPLKCTSQITSPQMPNPSPSSFSETATQPVDSSLAFPWTFPFGIDRRFHPDKQPKLPESPRRLDQAGPSEVSRRLSDFLACESSIKAPLSLAGPEEDVRVKVERLSDEEVQETLSQPVSASQSSLSDQQTVPCSEQVQEDLLISPQSSSIGSIDEGVTEGLPSMQSTSNAGGHAEDDERLESLQYPYHLYISPSTRPGTNGPDRPFQCPTCGVRFTRIQNLKQHMLIHSGIKPFQCDRCGKKFTRAYSLKMHRLKHEGKRCFRCQICSATFTSFGEYKHHMRVSRHIIRKPRIYECKTCGAMFTNSGNLIVHLRSLNHEASELANYFQSSDFLMPDYLSQVQEEETLGQYELVEHGFEGNNSSVQMPVISQVSSTQNCESSTFPLDPLSLKDENMSEEPKTNGSNSSPDSSEEENAHIKELASITIE from the exons ATG GTGAACGCCCTCCAGAGCAAGTACGCTAAGACAAAGATGGGGGTCAAAACCTTTACCCACAGTTCCCCCACGCACAGTCAAGAGATGCTGGAAAAGCTAAACGCCCTGCGCAACGAGGGCCACCTCTGCGACGTCACCATCCGGGTGCAGGACAAGTTGTTTCTGGCGCACAAGGTGGTGCTGGCCTGCTGCAGCGAGTTCTTCCGCTCCAAACTAGTGGGCAGGCCTGAGGAGGAGGACAAGTTTGTGTTGGACTTGCACCATGTCACGGTGAGCGGCTTCACCCCTCTTCTGGAGTACGCCTACACTTCCACCCTCTCCATCAGCACGGAGAACATCATCGACGTTTTAGCCGCTGCCAGTTACATGCAGATGTTCGTCGTGGCGAGCACATGCTCAGAATTCATGAAGTCCAGCATCCTCTGGAGCGCCGGGAATATGGGGCAGGAGAAACCGCAGGAGTCGGCTCTTGGCGAGAGCGCTTCCTCCCACTGCGCTTTGACGCCGTTGGACAGCAGCCTGTCGCCTGTATCTTCTGACTGcagtgtgatggagaggaacATCCCTGTGTGTCGCGAGTCGCGCCGCAAACGTAAGAGCTTTATCATGATGTCCCCAGAGAGCCCACTCAAATGCACCTCACAGATCACCTCGCCGCAGATGCCCAACCCATCACCCTCCTCCTTCTCGGAGACCGCCACCCAGCCCGTGGACTCTTCCCTGGCCTTCCCGTGGACCTTCCCCTTCGGTATCGACCGGAGGTTCCACCCGGATAAGCAGCCCAAGCTTCCCGAGAGCCCACGCCGTCTAGACCAGGCAGGGCCCTCGGAGGTGAGCCGCCGGCTGAGTGACTTCCTGGCCTGTGAAAGCTCCATTAAGGCGCCACTGTCGCTGGCGGGCCCCGAGGAGGATGTGCGCGTGAAGGTGGAGAGGCTGAGTGACGAGGAGGTCCAGGAGACGTTGTCGCAGCCCGTCAGCGCTTCCCAGAGTTCTCTGAGCGACCAGCAGACAGTGCCCTGCAGCGAACAGGTCCAGGAGGACCTCCTCATCAGTCCGCAGTCCTCCTCCATAG GTTCGATAGATGAGGGAGTCACAGAAGGGTTGCCCTCAATGCAAAGTACATCCAATGCTGGAGGTCATGCTGAGGATGATGAAAG ATTAGAAAGCCTCCAGTACCCTTACCACTTATACATAAGCCCTTCAACCCGCCCTGGCACTAACGGGCCTGACAGACCTTTCCAGTGCCCCACGTGTGGCGTCCGATTCACCCGCATACAGAACTTGAAGCAACATATGCTCATCCACTCTG GCATTAAGCCCTTCCAGTGTGATCGCTGTGGGAAAAAGTTCACACGGGCCTACTCCCTAAAGATGCACCGGCTGAAGCACGAAGGTAAACGCTGTTTCCGGTGCCAGATTTGTAGTGCCACATTCACGTCCTTCGGCGAATATAAGCACCACATGAGGGTGTCCCGCCACATAATCCGCAAGCCCCGGATTTACGAGTGCAAAACGTGCGGCGCCATGTTTACCAACTCTGGCAATTTAATTGTACACCTGCGGAGTCTGAACCATGAGGCATCTGAACTAGCAAACTACTTCCAGAGCAG TGATTTCCTCATGCCCGACTACCTGAGCCAAGTGCAGGAGGAGGAGACTCTGGGGCAGTACGAGCTGGTGGAGCACGGCTTTGAAGGCAACAATTCGTCTGTCCAGATGCCGGTCATCTCCCAGGTCTCCTCCACCCAGAATTGCGAGAGCAGCACCTTCCCCCTGGACCCTTTATCCTTGAAGGACGAAAACATGTCAGAGGAGCCAAAGACAAATGGCAGTAACAGCTCCCCGGACAGCTCGGAGGAGGAGAACGCCCACATCAAAGAGCTGGCTTCCATTACGATTGAGTGA
- the LOC115163251 gene encoding A disintegrin and metalloproteinase with thrombospondin motifs 8, translated as MCSKRCFVLLVLCVIDKSLSKLFESEEIVPVRINGRSSGRFWKRSEEQPRFRLSAFGRDFTLNLSPDNSFLSPTLTIQRIKAKDIHTLRSASGAQGRHTETETDFHNLINKTEEMERDLRSCFYSGTVDSNQDSVVAVSICYGILGSFVTDGDEYFIEPKVLGSGRRERSTEQLHFIKRRTPTEAPNHTIAVFDQLREESNVKADNERFLHEKKDPERQVRGKRFVSAPRFIETLVVADTSMTHFYGDEIKHYILTLVSVAAQLYKHPSIKNPVHMVVVKMVVVEDEEVGPSLSNNGGVALRNFCAWQQQFNPASQRHPEHYDTALLFTREDICGHQSCDTLGVADVGTMCDPKRSCSVIEDNGLQAAFTAAHELGHVLSMPHDDSKNCERMFGNLGGHHMMAPLFVHLNKTFPWSPCSALYVTEFFDNGHGDCLLDPPESILPLPSVLPGTTYSLDRQCQQMFGEEFVHCPNTSDSDICSQLWCREEGKPHCTTKNGSLHWADGTTCATNKSCLHGACMAAHEVTQPKVVVDGGWGAWGPWQQCSRTCGGGVEFSYRECTDPVPQNGGKYCEGQRVQYQSCNTQACEDNDAKSFREEQCEKYNSFNYLDILGNMKQWIPKYAGVSPRDRCKLFCRAKGSSEFKVFEAKVVDGTTCGPDTTSVCVQGQCVKAGCDKEIGSNKRLDKCGLCGGNGLSCRKITGSYNKATYGYSDIVTIPVGATNIDIKQRSHRNIKHDGNYLAIKQERGGYILNGNFSVSTVEQDIPVLGAVLKYSGSSTTLERIQSFRRLREAVTIQLLATAGEASPPKVKYTFFIPKDVSFTKSKERKASLHMIQAFGVPQWCLGKWSECSKSCGSGWSRRNVECRDNAGFHSNTCDKDLKPTDIRPCADLPCPIWQMGPWSSCSQTCGQGERRRSVVCIDYTGKTVESEKCDTNKQPAPVSGECVYQMC; from the exons ATGTGTTCAAAACGGTGTTTCGTTTTACTAGTTCTGTGCGTAATAGACAAATCACTTTCGAAATTGTTTGAATCCGAGGAAATTGTACCTGTCAGGATAAATGGAAGAAGCAGCGGTCGTTTTTGGAAACGAAGTGAAGAACAGCCGAGGTTTAGACTCAGTGCCTTTGGCCGCGATTTCACTTTGAATTTAAGCCCGGATAACAGTTTCTTATCTCCTACACTGACAATTCAACGCATCAAAGCAAAAGATATCCACACTTTACGCAGCGCCTCAGGTGCCCAAGGGAGACACACTGAAACTGAAACTGACTTTCACAACTTGATAAACAAGACTGAGGAGATGGAAAGAGATTTGAGGAGCTGTTTTTACTCGGGGACTGTGGACTCCAACCAAGATTCTGTTGTTGCGGTCAGTATCTGCTATGGCATCCTTGGATCGTTTGTTACAGACGGGGATGAGTATTTCATTGAGCCCAAAGTGCTCGGctcagggagaagggagaggtccACTGAACAGTTACATTTTATCAAAAGAAGGACGCCCACAGAAGCACCAAATCACACTATAGCTGTCTTTGATCAACTGAGGGAGGAGAGTAATGTAAAAGCAGACAACGAACGTTTTCTGCATGAGAAAAAAGATCCTGAGAGACAAGTACGAGGGAAACGCTTTGTATCAGCACCACGATTTATTGAGACGCTGGTGGTTGCAGACACGTCGATGACACATTTCTATGGAGATGAGATAAAG CACTATATCCTGACCTTGGTCTCTGTGGCTGCCCAGCTTTACAAACATCCCAGTATCAAGAACCCTGTCCACATGGTGGTGGTGAAAATGGTGGTGGTGGAAGACGAGGAGGTTGGACCGTCACTCTCCAATAACGGGGGAGTCGCTCTGCGTAATTTCTGTGCCTGGCAACAACAGTTCAACCCGGCCAGCCAGAGGCATCCTGAGCACTACGACACTGCTCTGCTTTTCACCAGAGAG GATATTTGTGGACATCAGAGTTGTGACACACTGGGGGTTGCTGATGTGGGAACCATGTGCGATCCAAAAAGGAGTTGCTCTGTCATTGAAGACAATGGACTTCAAGCAGCCTTCACTGCTGCCCATGAACTTG GCCATGTGCTGAGTATGCCTCACGACGACTCCAAGAATTGCGAGAGGATGTTTGGGAATCTAGGTGGCCATCACATGATGGCCCCTCTCTTCGTTCACCTCAACAAGACTTTCCCCTGGTCCCCTTGCAGTGCTCTCTACGTCACAGAGTTCTTTGACAACGGACACG GCGACTGCCTCTTGGATCCACCGGAGAGCATCTTACCGTTACCCAGTGTACTTCCAGGCACCACATACAGCCTCGACCGCCAGTGCCAGCAGATGTTTGGGGAGGAGTTTGTGCACTGCCCCAACACCTCTGACAGTGACATCTGCAGCCAGCTGTGGTGCCGGGAGGAGGGCAAGCCCCACTGCACCACCAAAAACGGCAGCCTCCACTGGGCGGATGGCACCACGTGCGCCACCAACAAGAGCTGTCTGCACGGTGCATGCATGGCAGCCCACGAAGTCACACAGCCAAAG GTGGTTGTGGATGGCGGCTGGGGCGCTTGGGGACCATGGCAACAGTGCTCCAGGACATGTGGGGGAGGTGTGGAGTTCTCCTACAGGGAGTGCACAGATCCCGTGCCCCAGAACGGCGGCAAATACTGCGAGGGCCAGAGAGTTCAGTACCAGTCTTGCAACACCCAGGCGTGTGAGGATAATGATG CGAAGAGTTTTAGAGAGGAGCAGTGTGAGAAGTACAACAGCTTCAACTATCTGGACATTCTGGGGAACATGAAGCAATGGATTCCGAAGTACGCTGGTGTGTCGCCCCGAGACAGGTGTAAACTCTTCTGCCGGGCCAAAGGCAGCAGTGAATTCAAAGTCTTTGAAGCCAAG GTTGTCGACGGCACCACATGTGGTCCCGACACTACGTCTGTCTGTGTACAAGGCCAATGTGTCAAGGCGGGCTGTGACAAAGAGATCGGCTCCAACAAGAGGCTTGACAAGTGTGGCTTGTGTGGTGGGAATGGCCTCAGTTGCAGGAAGATCACTGGTTCATACAACAAAGCCAC TTACGGATATAGCGACATTGTGACCATTCCTGTCGGGGCAACCAATATTGACATCAAACAGCGCAGCCATAGAAATATCAAACACGATGGAAACTACCTGGCGATCAAGCAAGAGAGAGGTGGCTACATACTGAATGGTAACTTCTCTGTGTCCACGGTGGAGCAGGATATCCCTGTTCTCGGGGCTGTGCTGAAGTACAGTGGCTCGTCCACCACATTAGAGAGAATCCAAAGCTTCAGACGACTGAGGGAGGCCGTCACCATCCAGTTGCTGGCCACTGCTGGGGAGGCATCTCCACCCAAGGTCAAATACACATTCTTTATCCCCAAAGATGTGTCTTTCACTAAATCCAAAGAGAGAAAGGCTTCGTTGCATATGATCCAGGCTTTTGGTGTGCCCCAGTGGTGTTTGGGCAAATGGTCAGAGTGCTCCAAGAGTTGCGGCTCTGGGTGGTCCCGAAGGAACGTCGAATGCAGAGACAACGCTGGTTTCCATTCCAATACCTGCGATAAGGACCTGAAACCCACAGATATCAGACCCTGTGCTGATCTGCCGTGCCCCATCTGGCAAATGGGGCCTTGGTCGTCCTGTTCACAAACTTGTGGCCAGGGGGAACGCCGACGCAGTGTTGTCTGTATAGACTACACCGGCAAGACTGTCGAGTCGGAGAAGTGTGACACCAACAAGCAACCCGCGCCAGTGTCGGGAGAGTGTGTTTACCAAATGTGCTAG
- the LOC115163252 gene encoding zinc finger and BTB domain-containing protein 44 isoform X4 — protein sequence MQSTSNAGGHAEDDERLESLQYPYHLYISPSTRPGTNGPDRPFQCPTCGVRFTRIQNLKQHMLIHSGIKPFQCDRCGKKFTRAYSLKMHRLKHEGKRCFRCQICSATFTSFGEYKHHMRVSRHIIRKPRIYECKTCGAMFTNSGNLIVHLRSLNHEASELANYFQSSDFLMPDYLSQVQEEETLGQYELVEHGFEGNNSSVQMPVISQVSSTQNCESSTFPLDPLSLKDENMSEEPKTNGSNSSPDSSEEENAHIKELASITIE from the exons ATGCAAAGTACATCCAATGCTGGAGGTCATGCTGAGGATGATGAAAG ATTAGAAAGCCTCCAGTACCCTTACCACTTATACATAAGCCCTTCAACCCGCCCTGGCACTAACGGGCCTGACAGACCTTTCCAGTGCCCCACGTGTGGCGTCCGATTCACCCGCATACAGAACTTGAAGCAACATATGCTCATCCACTCTG GCATTAAGCCCTTCCAGTGTGATCGCTGTGGGAAAAAGTTCACACGGGCCTACTCCCTAAAGATGCACCGGCTGAAGCACGAAGGTAAACGCTGTTTCCGGTGCCAGATTTGTAGTGCCACATTCACGTCCTTCGGCGAATATAAGCACCACATGAGGGTGTCCCGCCACATAATCCGCAAGCCCCGGATTTACGAGTGCAAAACGTGCGGCGCCATGTTTACCAACTCTGGCAATTTAATTGTACACCTGCGGAGTCTGAACCATGAGGCATCTGAACTAGCAAACTACTTCCAGAGCAG TGATTTCCTCATGCCCGACTACCTGAGCCAAGTGCAGGAGGAGGAGACTCTGGGGCAGTACGAGCTGGTGGAGCACGGCTTTGAAGGCAACAATTCGTCTGTCCAGATGCCGGTCATCTCCCAGGTCTCCTCCACCCAGAATTGCGAGAGCAGCACCTTCCCCCTGGACCCTTTATCCTTGAAGGACGAAAACATGTCAGAGGAGCCAAAGACAAATGGCAGTAACAGCTCCCCGGACAGCTCGGAGGAGGAGAACGCCCACATCAAAGAGCTGGCTTCCATTACGATTGAGTGA
- the LOC115163252 gene encoding zinc finger and BTB domain-containing protein 44 isoform X2, which yields MGVKTFTHSSPTHSQEMLEKLNALRNEGHLCDVTIRVQDKLFLAHKVVLACCSEFFRSKLVGRPEEEDKFVLDLHHVTVSGFTPLLEYAYTSTLSISTENIIDVLAAASYMQMFVVASTCSEFMKSSILWSAGNMGQEKPQESALGESASSHCALTPLDSSLSPVSSDCSVMERNIPVCRESRRKRKSFIMMSPESPLKCTSQITSPQMPNPSPSSFSETATQPVDSSLAFPWTFPFGIDRRFHPDKQPKLPESPRRLDQAGPSEVSRRLSDFLACESSIKAPLSLAGPEEDVRVKVERLSDEEVQETLSQPVSASQSSLSDQQTVPCSEQVQEDLLISPQSSSIGSIDEGVTEGLPSMQSTSNAGGHAEDDERLESLQYPYHLYISPSTRPGTNGPDRPFQCPTCGVRFTRIQNLKQHMLIHSGIKPFQCDRCGKKFTRAYSLKMHRLKHEGKRCFRCQICSATFTSFGEYKHHMRVSRHIIRKPRIYECKTCGAMFTNSGNLIVHLRSLNHEASELANYFQSSDFLMPDYLSQVQEEETLGQYELVEHGFEGNNSSVQMPVISQVSSTQNCESSTFPLDPLSLKDENMSEEPKTNGSNSSPDSSEEENAHIKELASITIE from the exons ATGGGGGTCAAAACCTTTACCCACAGTTCCCCCACGCACAGTCAAGAGATGCTGGAAAAGCTAAACGCCCTGCGCAACGAGGGCCACCTCTGCGACGTCACCATCCGGGTGCAGGACAAGTTGTTTCTGGCGCACAAGGTGGTGCTGGCCTGCTGCAGCGAGTTCTTCCGCTCCAAACTAGTGGGCAGGCCTGAGGAGGAGGACAAGTTTGTGTTGGACTTGCACCATGTCACGGTGAGCGGCTTCACCCCTCTTCTGGAGTACGCCTACACTTCCACCCTCTCCATCAGCACGGAGAACATCATCGACGTTTTAGCCGCTGCCAGTTACATGCAGATGTTCGTCGTGGCGAGCACATGCTCAGAATTCATGAAGTCCAGCATCCTCTGGAGCGCCGGGAATATGGGGCAGGAGAAACCGCAGGAGTCGGCTCTTGGCGAGAGCGCTTCCTCCCACTGCGCTTTGACGCCGTTGGACAGCAGCCTGTCGCCTGTATCTTCTGACTGcagtgtgatggagaggaacATCCCTGTGTGTCGCGAGTCGCGCCGCAAACGTAAGAGCTTTATCATGATGTCCCCAGAGAGCCCACTCAAATGCACCTCACAGATCACCTCGCCGCAGATGCCCAACCCATCACCCTCCTCCTTCTCGGAGACCGCCACCCAGCCCGTGGACTCTTCCCTGGCCTTCCCGTGGACCTTCCCCTTCGGTATCGACCGGAGGTTCCACCCGGATAAGCAGCCCAAGCTTCCCGAGAGCCCACGCCGTCTAGACCAGGCAGGGCCCTCGGAGGTGAGCCGCCGGCTGAGTGACTTCCTGGCCTGTGAAAGCTCCATTAAGGCGCCACTGTCGCTGGCGGGCCCCGAGGAGGATGTGCGCGTGAAGGTGGAGAGGCTGAGTGACGAGGAGGTCCAGGAGACGTTGTCGCAGCCCGTCAGCGCTTCCCAGAGTTCTCTGAGCGACCAGCAGACAGTGCCCTGCAGCGAACAGGTCCAGGAGGACCTCCTCATCAGTCCGCAGTCCTCCTCCATAG GTTCGATAGATGAGGGAGTCACAGAAGGGTTGCCCTCAATGCAAAGTACATCCAATGCTGGAGGTCATGCTGAGGATGATGAAAG ATTAGAAAGCCTCCAGTACCCTTACCACTTATACATAAGCCCTTCAACCCGCCCTGGCACTAACGGGCCTGACAGACCTTTCCAGTGCCCCACGTGTGGCGTCCGATTCACCCGCATACAGAACTTGAAGCAACATATGCTCATCCACTCTG GCATTAAGCCCTTCCAGTGTGATCGCTGTGGGAAAAAGTTCACACGGGCCTACTCCCTAAAGATGCACCGGCTGAAGCACGAAGGTAAACGCTGTTTCCGGTGCCAGATTTGTAGTGCCACATTCACGTCCTTCGGCGAATATAAGCACCACATGAGGGTGTCCCGCCACATAATCCGCAAGCCCCGGATTTACGAGTGCAAAACGTGCGGCGCCATGTTTACCAACTCTGGCAATTTAATTGTACACCTGCGGAGTCTGAACCATGAGGCATCTGAACTAGCAAACTACTTCCAGAGCAG TGATTTCCTCATGCCCGACTACCTGAGCCAAGTGCAGGAGGAGGAGACTCTGGGGCAGTACGAGCTGGTGGAGCACGGCTTTGAAGGCAACAATTCGTCTGTCCAGATGCCGGTCATCTCCCAGGTCTCCTCCACCCAGAATTGCGAGAGCAGCACCTTCCCCCTGGACCCTTTATCCTTGAAGGACGAAAACATGTCAGAGGAGCCAAAGACAAATGGCAGTAACAGCTCCCCGGACAGCTCGGAGGAGGAGAACGCCCACATCAAAGAGCTGGCTTCCATTACGATTGAGTGA
- the LOC115163252 gene encoding zinc finger and BTB domain-containing protein 44 isoform X3: MVNALQSKYAKTKMGVKTFTHSSPTHSQEMLEKLNALRNEGHLCDVTIRVQDKLFLAHKVVLACCSEFFRSKLVGRPEEEDKFVLDLHHVTVSGFTPLLEYAYTSTLSISTENIIDVLAAASYMQMFVVASTCSEFMKSSILWSAGNMGQEKPQESALGESASSHCALTPLDSSLSPVSSDCSVMERNIPVCRESRRKRKSFIMMSPESPLKCTSQITSPQMPNPSPSSFSETATQPVDSSLAFPWTFPFGIDRRFHPDKQPKLPESPRRLDQAGPSEVSRRLSDFLACESSIKAPLSLAGPEEDVRVKVERLSDEEVQETLSQPVSASQSSLSDQQTVPCSEQVQEDLLISPQSSSIGSIDEGVTEGLPSMQSTSNAGGHAEDDERLESLQYPYHLYISPSTRPGTNGPDRPFQCPTCGVRFTRIQNLKQHMLIHSGIKPFQCDRCGKKFTRAYSLKMHRLKHEVISSCPTT; encoded by the exons ATG GTGAACGCCCTCCAGAGCAAGTACGCTAAGACAAAGATGGGGGTCAAAACCTTTACCCACAGTTCCCCCACGCACAGTCAAGAGATGCTGGAAAAGCTAAACGCCCTGCGCAACGAGGGCCACCTCTGCGACGTCACCATCCGGGTGCAGGACAAGTTGTTTCTGGCGCACAAGGTGGTGCTGGCCTGCTGCAGCGAGTTCTTCCGCTCCAAACTAGTGGGCAGGCCTGAGGAGGAGGACAAGTTTGTGTTGGACTTGCACCATGTCACGGTGAGCGGCTTCACCCCTCTTCTGGAGTACGCCTACACTTCCACCCTCTCCATCAGCACGGAGAACATCATCGACGTTTTAGCCGCTGCCAGTTACATGCAGATGTTCGTCGTGGCGAGCACATGCTCAGAATTCATGAAGTCCAGCATCCTCTGGAGCGCCGGGAATATGGGGCAGGAGAAACCGCAGGAGTCGGCTCTTGGCGAGAGCGCTTCCTCCCACTGCGCTTTGACGCCGTTGGACAGCAGCCTGTCGCCTGTATCTTCTGACTGcagtgtgatggagaggaacATCCCTGTGTGTCGCGAGTCGCGCCGCAAACGTAAGAGCTTTATCATGATGTCCCCAGAGAGCCCACTCAAATGCACCTCACAGATCACCTCGCCGCAGATGCCCAACCCATCACCCTCCTCCTTCTCGGAGACCGCCACCCAGCCCGTGGACTCTTCCCTGGCCTTCCCGTGGACCTTCCCCTTCGGTATCGACCGGAGGTTCCACCCGGATAAGCAGCCCAAGCTTCCCGAGAGCCCACGCCGTCTAGACCAGGCAGGGCCCTCGGAGGTGAGCCGCCGGCTGAGTGACTTCCTGGCCTGTGAAAGCTCCATTAAGGCGCCACTGTCGCTGGCGGGCCCCGAGGAGGATGTGCGCGTGAAGGTGGAGAGGCTGAGTGACGAGGAGGTCCAGGAGACGTTGTCGCAGCCCGTCAGCGCTTCCCAGAGTTCTCTGAGCGACCAGCAGACAGTGCCCTGCAGCGAACAGGTCCAGGAGGACCTCCTCATCAGTCCGCAGTCCTCCTCCATAG GTTCGATAGATGAGGGAGTCACAGAAGGGTTGCCCTCAATGCAAAGTACATCCAATGCTGGAGGTCATGCTGAGGATGATGAAAG ATTAGAAAGCCTCCAGTACCCTTACCACTTATACATAAGCCCTTCAACCCGCCCTGGCACTAACGGGCCTGACAGACCTTTCCAGTGCCCCACGTGTGGCGTCCGATTCACCCGCATACAGAACTTGAAGCAACATATGCTCATCCACTCTG GCATTAAGCCCTTCCAGTGTGATCGCTGTGGGAAAAAGTTCACACGGGCCTACTCCCTAAAGATGCACCGGCTGAAGCACGAAG TGATTTCCTCATGCCCGACTACCTGA